One Rhinolophus ferrumequinum isolate MPI-CBG mRhiFer1 chromosome X, mRhiFer1_v1.p, whole genome shotgun sequence genomic window, ATGGGCTCAGAGTCAGATCCATTGAGGGTACAATGGGTGAAGCAACTGGGATGTGCTTAAGTTCGCTAAAGTCAGACCCCTTCTTAAGTctataaaagatattttctactttccttttAGGGAAGGTAAACTAACAACAGTGTTAAGGAAACAAACGAATCAGACTCAGGATGTTGTCCTTGAAAACAGGGCTTGGTTTAGCTCAGTTCTCTGTGGCTGGCTTTGTCCTGGGCTGCTTCCCTGTGTCCTGGCATCCCATTTGCTCTTGACAGCCTCACTTGAGGGTTTAACAGCTTCCCAAGCTGTGCTGCAGTTCCCTTCCCACCTAATGGCCACCTATAGGGAATAGGAGACCTTTGTTTTGTGGGGCAGATCCCCCCGTGCTGTATCTGTGCTCTGCCAAAGGTAGAAACACCCTGAAAAGCATGCTGTGACACTGTGAGCCAGGTCCAGCAGATTCCTTCCTGCAAAATGCAGGTCAATTATTGTGAGGCCCTGAAATGAGGTGCAGGGCTGAGTGGAGGATCCTTATGCCATTAAGAGGAGAGTCTGCCTTATGTGAAGAGTTTGCCCAGGAGGTTGCTTCCTCTACACCTCTCAAAGGGCAGAGGGACTTTTCTGGCCTTCTGACTTGGGGAATTAGAGTTTCAACCCACAACTCTGGGGAAAAATGGGCTCTGGTGACATCCTGAAGTGTtgttaaaatgaaacaagaacTTAGGTGGATAACTATCATTTTCTCTCGTTCAGCTTCGGATCACCGTGATCCCCAAAGTCTCTTGCAGCTCAAAAAGTCCATGAAGCAACCTTAAATATTTTCCCTAACATGAAAACCCCCTCTGGAAATGCCCAGCTGCTCTAAGTAAGCTTTCTAAGTAAACTGATAAATAGGTCATTTGCTCTTAAAACAAACTTTTCATTTGAGTATAGAAAGCCATGCACATGATTCGACCTTCACCATGTTGCCTTTGAAATGGAAACTGCTTGGAAGGGGGCCTGACACGGGAACACTGCACTCCTGTCCAATAAGTGTGCCCCGAGGCACACTCCTGTGCACAGCCGGTTGCTGACTGCATTTTGTCAGACTGCTTAGTGAATGCATACTTGGGGCCACTGCCCGGCTTCCTGTAGTGCTAGTCCTCTATTCCCACACAACTCGTTCCCTAATCGAATCCTTCAGTGCTTCGTTGTCAACCCGAGGCTCTGCCTGAGTGTCACTTCAGTGTCGTGCTTCAGATGTCCTCGGTTCCACTTAGGCTGTGCAAGTAGACATATATGAGGTTTGGTTCTGGTTGGTAGTTGCTAGTACCAGGTCACATTGCTCCCCGGTGAGTTCATTCAAACCCCAAAAGTCACACCTGTGTCCTGTGCGCGGGTGCTGCAGGCTTAGGTGGAGAAAAGCAGGGCTAGAATTGGAACTCAAAGCCCAGAATGTCAGGAGAGGATGTGGGGGCCCCGCCCGATCACCTCTGGGTTCACCAAGAGGGCATCTACCGAGACGAATACCAGCGCACGTGGGTGGCCGTCCTGGAAGAGgtaattgtttacattttgcttcttttttattgattttgcttTCAAGCAACTTGGTTTCTAACTAGCCTCGATATCCTGaagtctttgattttatttttgatcacTTCTTTCATTAGGACACGAATTTCCTAAGGGCACGCATCCAGCAGGTTCAGGTTCCCTTAGGTGACGCAGCTAGGCCAAGCCACCTTCTTACCTCCCAGCTACCTCTCATGTGGCAACTCTACCCCGAGGAGCGCTACATGGATAACAACTCTCGCTTGTGGCAGATCCAGCATCATTTAATGGTACACATGTCACTTACTCATTTTCCATTGTATCGGGACTCTCCTGACAGTATACTCTATAAACTTCTCTTTTTCTGACAGGTCAGGGGAGTACAGGAGCTGTTGCTTAAGCTTTTGCCTGATGATTAACCTGGTATGTATTTTGGTTGCTCCCGTCTCCCCTTCTTTTTCACTCTATTCGGTTGTGGTGGTTTTAACGCTCTATTTTTCCTTCCAGGTGCTGGGATTCTAGGAAGACATGCTGCTCTGTTCTGCTCAGTATATGGCAGTCACTTCATCCACCACTGCAGTGCACCCACCTgtgggcctgggggagggagtgggTTGACAAACTGCTCAAGAACACAGAAGTTTAGGAAGGGTCATGAAGACCACCGCAAGTGGAACTGCAGAGAGAGGGTTACGCAGGCAGAAAGCACTTAGTCAGGATACATAACTTGAAATTGACTCCTTTGGAAATTGCCATAGAACCTTTAATGGACATCATCAGCTGGAACTGGGATCTGATGAATCCCACAAAAGTCAGCACCCGCTACAGAACAGATGCTCTGATCACCAAGGACTTGGTACTGGTTTAGAGAGAAGAGAGCAGCTCCTAGCAGCATCAACATCTATTGGTCGCTTATTTGCCCAGCAGCAATTCACCCGCCTTTCCTTCTCCCATCCTGTAAATATCCTAGGTTTTGCTCCAGTGTTTCCCATCCCAGTACTGACCTAACTTGGATCCACTGAGAACTTAGGGggctctggaaaaaaaaacaaaaggaggtTATTTGCATTAATGGAATTAGCTACAAAGGCTCCTGggcctttttcctttctgaaattgtGTCTTGAATTTATTCGAAGTTGCTGATCAAAGTCATGGGCACTTAAATTTATTCTCTGgtcacagatattttaaataagttgcTTTCTGTAAGAGCGCCAAAA contains:
- the MTCP1 gene encoding protein p13 MTCP-1; the protein is MSGEDVGAPPDHLWVHQEGIYRDEYQRTWVAVLEEDTNFLRARIQQVQVPLGDAARPSHLLTSQLPLMWQLYPEERYMDNNSRLWQIQHHLMVRGVQELLLKLLPDD